In the Halosolutus gelatinilyticus genome, AACGGGGACAGAATCTGGCGACGTTTGGGAGTCGTCGGTCGAAGGAGTCGCGACGGGAATCGCCAAGGAGACCGACATTCCGATTCCGATGCGCGATGGATTAGAGTTGGCCAGTAACATCTACCGGCCCGTGGAACCCGGCGAAACATTCGGCGAGGTTCCCGGCGAATACCCGGTGATTATGGAGTTTACCGGATGGGGGAAAGATATCTATTGGGGCGAAGCCGAGGAACTGTTCGGGGAGCAGTGGCCGGGAACGGGAGTCGGATATGAACCGTGGAGCCCGCCGATCGCATACTCGTGTACATTCGAATCGGAGAACCACAACTTCTGGGTCCCTCAGGGATACGTAAACATCGTCGTCGACGGGAGAGGATTCGGTCGCTCGCCGGGAGAATTCAACGGATTCGAATCGTGGGGACGGGACATGTACGATGCCATTGAGTGGGCAGCGAACCAGGAGTGGAGCAACGGAAACGTCGGCATGAGCGGCGTTTCTATTTTTTCTATCCTCCAATATTATGCAGCCGAAATGAACCCCCCTCATTTACGGGCGATTTGCCCCTGGCAGGGCACCCCGGATGATTTGTACAGACACGGTGGGATCGGTCCTGTTACCTCTCCGACGTCAACCGAAGACTTTCCCGTCCCACACGACCCCGTCTGGCCTGCGCCGGAAGACACGAACCCGCCAACGCCCGAAAATAGGCCCGAAGACGAGATATACGAGGAGATTACCCAACCCGCCCTTATCTGTGGCTCCTGGTCGAGCCACGGCCTCTTTAGCCGAGGCGATTTCAGGGCGTTTCGGAATATCGCCTCCAAGCACAAGTGGCTCTACAACCACGGCAGGGAGAAATGGGCCACGTTCTACGAAACGGAAGCGCAGGCGCTCCGAAAGCGGTTCTTCGATCACTTCTTGAAGTGTACCGATACGAGAATCCTACACGAAAAGCCGGTCAGGGCGGAAGTTCGTGACTCGCTCCGCAATTGGTCCGTTCGGACAGCAGACGACTTTCCGCTGCCCGAAACGCAGTATCGGACGCTTCACCTCGATGCGACAGACGGATCTCTTATTGACGGAAACCCGGACCGAGAGAGCACGATCAGCTACGATGCAACTACTACAGACAGCGTAACGTTCGAGGTCACCTTCGACGAGGAGACCTCGTTGATCGGGTATCAGGGCTTGAAGCTGTGGGTGACGCCTGAAGATGCGACTGATGGCGATCTATTCGTTACCGTCCGGAAGCTCGATCGGAGCGATAACGAAGTAAAATTTCACGGATACGCAGCGCCGTTGTCACACCCGGCCGCACTCGGGTTCCTTCGGCTTTCACACCGGAGTCTGAACGAGGAGAAATCGACTCAGTGGGAGCCCGTCCTTGAGCGAGAAGCAGACCCTGATCCGGTGAATCCGGGGGAAACCGTCGAGTGTCAGATTCCAATCCGGCCGTCGGGCACCTACTATCGAGAAGGGGAGACGCTGCAAGTCGAGGTTTCGGGGACGCTGTTCGGACACGAAGACCTGACAGAGAAATACCCCGCCAGGAAACGAGGAGAAACAGCACTCGGGCTAGAAACGAT is a window encoding:
- a CDS encoding CocE/NonD family hydrolase, translated to MADHKTQEANGEPDDHAAKHWTAQGNGGTETGTESGDVWESSVEGVATGIAKETDIPIPMRDGLELASNIYRPVEPGETFGEVPGEYPVIMEFTGWGKDIYWGEAEELFGEQWPGTGVGYEPWSPPIAYSCTFESENHNFWVPQGYVNIVVDGRGFGRSPGEFNGFESWGRDMYDAIEWAANQEWSNGNVGMSGVSIFSILQYYAAEMNPPHLRAICPWQGTPDDLYRHGGIGPVTSPTSTEDFPVPHDPVWPAPEDTNPPTPENRPEDEIYEEITQPALICGSWSSHGLFSRGDFRAFRNIASKHKWLYNHGREKWATFYETEAQALRKRFFDHFLKCTDTRILHEKPVRAEVRDSLRNWSVRTADDFPLPETQYRTLHLDATDGSLIDGNPDRESTISYDATTTDSVTFEVTFDEETSLIGYQGLKLWVTPEDATDGDLFVTVRKLDRSDNEVKFHGYAAPLSHPAALGFLRLSHRSLNEEKSTQWEPVLEREADPDPVNPGETVECQIPIRPSGTYYREGETLQVEVSGTLFGHEDLTEKYPARKRGETALGLETINEGKHTIHTGGECDSRLVIPEVPR